In Rheinheimera sp. MM224, one DNA window encodes the following:
- a CDS encoding SDR family oxidoreductase gives MSALFSLKGQRALVTGASRGLGKAIAQALAQAGASVICCSSQLDGASKTAAEIEAQGGQAFSLAADLSDLDQVRSLAQGALALGEVHILVNCGGTIFRAPAVDYPMQEWQKVMRVNLDSAFLLSQMLGAEMLKRGQGKIINIASMLSYSGGITVPAYTASKHAITGLTKALANEWAASGLNINAIAPGYFRTDNTFALQQDEVRNQAILARIPSGRWGEPEDLAGAAVFLASSASNYVNGHVLAVDGGWLAR, from the coding sequence ATGTCGGCTTTATTTTCGTTAAAAGGGCAAAGGGCATTAGTTACCGGTGCCAGCCGTGGTTTAGGTAAAGCCATTGCGCAGGCGTTAGCACAAGCCGGAGCTTCGGTGATTTGCTGCAGTTCTCAATTGGATGGTGCCAGCAAAACTGCAGCTGAAATTGAGGCTCAAGGTGGTCAGGCCTTTTCATTAGCCGCTGATTTATCGGATTTAGATCAGGTGAGATCTTTAGCGCAAGGCGCTTTGGCTCTTGGCGAAGTACATATTCTGGTGAACTGCGGTGGCACTATTTTCCGTGCACCTGCAGTGGATTATCCAATGCAAGAGTGGCAAAAGGTGATGCGGGTGAATCTGGATTCAGCATTTTTATTAAGTCAGATGCTCGGAGCTGAAATGCTTAAACGCGGTCAGGGCAAAATTATTAATATTGCATCTATGTTGTCTTACAGCGGTGGTATTACCGTGCCGGCATATACCGCAAGTAAACATGCCATTACAGGTTTAACCAAAGCTTTGGCCAACGAATGGGCTGCTTCTGGCTTAAATATCAATGCGATAGCCCCTGGTTATTTCCGTACAGATAATACCTTTGCCTTGCAGCAGGATGAAGTTCGCAATCAAGCCATTCTGGCGCGGATCCCGTCAGGTCGCTGGGGAGAACCTGAAGATTTAGCAGGCGCAGCTGTATTTTTGGCAAGCAGTGCCAGTAATTATGTCAATGGCCATGTGTTGGCTGTAGATGGAGGCTGGCTGGCTCGCTAG
- a CDS encoding TonB-dependent receptor: MAKSNTPFHPNKVALALAIAGCTSLFSVSAQETTETKKLDEKIEVIEVKGSFRDSLSNALNQKRQSDGAVDAILAEDIADFPDLNLAESLQRIPGIAISRAAGEGRQISVRGLGPEFTRVRINGMEAVSTSGGTDQIGGANRGRGFDFNTFSSDLFSSLTVRKTASADVEEGSLGATVDLKAAQPFDYDGFTFAASGQMGYNDLSEKSDPKTSFLVSNIFADGKIGALFSASYSERQLKDQGASTVRWNSVNDFGSYQGDADAPELAEINAAARPRLPRYDSYTHDMDRLGLSSSFQFRPNDDTKIDLDVLYAKTDATRNEVFLQGILNAGANITGPDVAPSGITGDMNVVDYFIDDTNTMTYGSFENATIRAENRFDELSTEFLQYNLSLKQHLTDDLSMDAMIGTAKSEFDNPVQTTLVAEKRGVEFAYDYRGGNRENPALTYGAGVFDPNGWTSNSVRLRPLGAENTFDTAELNFTYLLTDNLTLKAGLHYKDFSFETYEARRQTENGAGIVYTPDLLMQYNSGLGSQPVWLVPDFAAIDAQYDIYSNTGAFEVSADFRRPDNYSATEETLGAYLQLGFDTDIADMPLRGNVGLRQVKTDQSSTAWATFATTPTQITAEHDYNELLPSINLALEPWEDVIVRFGAAEVMARAGLGAIRPDVSVSVSGGSRAVSGGNPQLEPTKAQTYDLGFEFYFSDESMLGVAFFFKDIDSHVQTLRETKAFTATGLPIQAAIDACTAGPGYNDDCNENVDWQVTTPLNGPGGDLKGMEVSYQLPFTFLPEFWNRFGFIGNYTYVDAQMDYVNAAGVVQATRDLNGLSKNTSAATLYYEHEALNARVSMAKRGKYLTTAVGRDNNDMEGTNATTNVDASVSYALNDNWKISFEALNLTDEVDDQWVDSAGNRLTYYHETGRQYYLGAQYKF, encoded by the coding sequence ATGGCAAAATCCAACACGCCATTTCACCCGAATAAAGTTGCGTTAGCTTTAGCTATCGCAGGTTGTACTTCACTATTTTCTGTATCAGCACAAGAAACTACCGAAACGAAAAAGCTGGACGAAAAAATTGAAGTGATCGAAGTGAAAGGCAGTTTCCGCGATTCGTTATCCAATGCTTTAAATCAAAAACGCCAGTCCGATGGCGCCGTCGACGCTATTCTGGCGGAAGATATTGCCGACTTCCCGGATCTAAACCTGGCAGAATCTTTACAACGTATTCCTGGTATTGCCATTTCACGTGCCGCAGGTGAAGGCCGTCAAATTTCAGTTCGGGGTTTAGGCCCTGAATTTACCCGTGTTCGTATCAACGGTATGGAAGCAGTATCGACCAGCGGTGGTACCGACCAAATCGGCGGTGCAAACCGTGGCCGTGGTTTTGACTTCAACACCTTCTCTTCCGACTTATTCAGTTCTTTAACTGTGCGTAAAACCGCGTCCGCTGATGTGGAAGAAGGCTCATTAGGTGCAACTGTCGACTTAAAAGCTGCCCAACCTTTTGATTATGATGGCTTTACTTTTGCAGCTTCTGGCCAGATGGGTTACAACGATTTGTCTGAAAAGTCTGATCCTAAAACGTCCTTTTTAGTCAGTAATATTTTCGCCGACGGTAAAATTGGTGCTTTATTTTCAGCCTCTTATTCAGAACGTCAGCTGAAAGATCAAGGTGCCAGTACGGTGCGTTGGAATAGCGTCAACGACTTTGGCAGTTACCAGGGTGATGCAGACGCTCCTGAGTTAGCAGAAATTAACGCTGCAGCCAGGCCACGTTTACCACGTTATGACTCCTACACTCATGATATGGACCGCCTGGGTTTAAGTTCATCCTTTCAGTTCAGACCTAATGACGATACAAAAATTGATTTAGATGTGTTGTACGCAAAAACAGATGCCACCCGTAATGAAGTGTTTTTACAAGGTATTTTGAATGCCGGAGCCAATATCACCGGACCTGATGTAGCGCCTTCAGGCATTACAGGTGATATGAATGTAGTCGATTATTTTATCGATGATACCAACACCATGACCTATGGTAGTTTTGAAAATGCCACTATTCGTGCCGAAAACCGCTTTGACGAACTCAGCACCGAATTCCTGCAATACAACCTGTCATTAAAGCAGCACCTGACTGATGATTTGAGTATGGATGCCATGATAGGTACCGCCAAATCAGAATTTGATAACCCGGTACAAACTACCTTAGTAGCAGAAAAACGCGGTGTTGAATTTGCTTATGATTATCGCGGTGGCAACAGAGAAAACCCGGCTCTGACTTATGGCGCAGGTGTATTTGATCCAAACGGCTGGACCTCAAACAGCGTGCGTTTACGTCCATTGGGGGCAGAAAACACCTTTGATACAGCAGAACTGAATTTTACTTATCTGCTAACTGATAACCTGACGTTAAAGGCAGGTCTGCACTACAAAGATTTTAGTTTTGAAACCTACGAAGCTCGCCGTCAGACAGAAAACGGTGCTGGTATTGTCTATACCCCAGATCTGCTGATGCAATACAATTCCGGCTTAGGTAGTCAGCCAGTCTGGTTAGTGCCTGATTTCGCAGCTATTGATGCTCAATACGATATCTACAGTAATACTGGTGCTTTTGAGGTCAGTGCAGATTTCCGTCGCCCTGATAACTACTCAGCTACAGAAGAAACCTTAGGTGCTTATCTGCAACTGGGTTTTGATACGGACATTGCTGACATGCCACTGCGTGGTAACGTTGGTTTACGTCAGGTGAAAACAGACCAAAGTTCGACAGCCTGGGCTACTTTTGCCACCACTCCAACTCAGATTACCGCTGAACATGACTACAACGAATTATTACCGTCAATCAACCTGGCATTGGAGCCATGGGAAGATGTGATAGTACGTTTTGGTGCTGCGGAAGTAATGGCACGAGCTGGTTTAGGGGCCATTCGTCCTGACGTATCAGTTTCTGTTTCCGGCGGCAGCCGCGCTGTTTCTGGTGGCAACCCACAACTGGAGCCGACTAAAGCTCAGACCTACGATTTGGGTTTTGAATTCTATTTCTCTGACGAATCCATGTTAGGTGTGGCGTTTTTCTTCAAAGATATCGACAGCCATGTTCAGACCTTACGTGAAACCAAAGCCTTTACCGCAACTGGCTTGCCGATTCAGGCTGCAATTGATGCCTGTACTGCAGGCCCTGGTTACAACGATGACTGTAACGAAAACGTGGATTGGCAGGTGACTACGCCGTTGAATGGCCCTGGCGGCGATTTAAAAGGGATGGAAGTCAGCTATCAGTTGCCTTTTACCTTCTTGCCTGAGTTCTGGAACAGGTTTGGTTTTATCGGTAACTACACTTATGTCGATGCCCAAATGGACTATGTCAACGCAGCTGGTGTTGTACAAGCAACCCGCGACTTAAACGGTTTGTCAAAAAATACCTCAGCAGCCACTCTTTACTACGAACATGAAGCTTTAAACGCTCGTGTCTCCATGGCAAAACGTGGCAAATACCTGACCACAGCCGTTGGCCGTGATAACAACGATATGGAAGGCACCAACGCCACCACTAACGTGGATGCATCGGTTTCCTATGCGTTAAACGACAACTGGAAAATCAGTTTTGAAGCACTGAACCTGACCGACGAAGTGGATGATCAATGGGTAGATTCAGCCGGTAACCGCCTGACTTATTACCATGAAACTGGTCGTCAATACTACTTAGGCGCTCAATACAAATTTTAA
- a CDS encoding TRAP transporter substrate-binding protein produces the protein MKSFSLRSVLLCCGLATLLFTTGCQRQQDQITLRMGHSLDQEHVVHKAMVYMAERLEHYSKGQMHIQIYSGGQLGSERELIELLQIGSLALTKVSASPLEGFVPKMQVFSVPYVFRDSAHLWAVLNGAIGQDLLNSMHNARLHGLGYYDAGSRSFYTTNKAIRQPADLKGLKFRVPNSQTSVQMVQTLGGAATPVDWGELYTALQQGVVDGAENNPPSFYLSRHYELSKYYSLDEHTAVPDVILMSLPVWKSLTTEQQGWLELAMKDSVRYQRDLWQQASDDALAKVKAAGVEIIYPDKAAFAAAVQPLHQSLQGTAVGQLMAEIALVQAETAGVSND, from the coding sequence ATGAAATCTTTTTCATTGCGCAGCGTGCTGCTGTGCTGCGGTTTAGCGACTCTGCTATTCACCACAGGCTGTCAGCGCCAGCAAGATCAGATCACCTTACGTATGGGCCATTCGTTGGATCAGGAGCATGTGGTTCACAAAGCTATGGTCTATATGGCAGAACGGCTGGAGCATTACTCCAAAGGCCAGATGCATATTCAGATTTACAGTGGTGGTCAGCTTGGCTCAGAGCGCGAACTGATTGAACTGCTGCAAATTGGCAGTCTGGCTTTGACCAAAGTCTCCGCCAGTCCGCTCGAAGGTTTTGTGCCTAAGATGCAGGTGTTTAGTGTGCCTTATGTGTTCAGAGACAGTGCACATTTATGGGCTGTGTTAAACGGTGCTATAGGGCAGGATTTACTCAACTCGATGCACAATGCCCGTTTACATGGTTTAGGGTATTACGATGCGGGCAGCCGCAGTTTTTACACCACAAACAAAGCTATACGTCAGCCTGCTGATTTAAAAGGCTTAAAGTTCCGGGTGCCAAATAGTCAGACTTCAGTACAAATGGTGCAAACCTTAGGTGGTGCTGCGACTCCTGTCGATTGGGGTGAACTCTATACAGCCTTGCAACAAGGTGTGGTGGATGGAGCTGAAAACAATCCGCCAAGCTTTTATCTATCCCGTCATTACGAGTTATCCAAATACTACAGTCTTGATGAGCATACCGCTGTGCCGGACGTGATTTTGATGAGCTTACCTGTCTGGAAAAGTCTGACGACAGAGCAGCAGGGCTGGCTCGAACTGGCGATGAAAGACTCAGTGCGTTACCAACGTGATTTGTGGCAACAGGCCAGTGACGATGCACTGGCCAAAGTAAAAGCTGCAGGGGTGGAAATTATTTATCCGGATAAAGCCGCTTTTGCCGCCGCTGTGCAGCCATTGCATCAATCTTTGCAGGGCACTGCAGTGGGCCAACTGATGGCTGAAATTGCTTTGGTTCAGGCTGAAACCGCAGGGGTGTCCAATGACTAA
- a CDS encoding pectinesterase family protein has translation MWSLFVRLSLLVLSLFCLNLHASEQPLRLQVALDGSAPFHSIQQALESLPATQQWALIEVGPGIYKEKLYLTRDKVILAGSGKTSTTIEFAELRKNHLKQQPDDWGSAVVNIKASDIVLLDLTVFNSYGAVYGDHDHQFAIRGFEQASRIITDQCRVIAGGADSLSLWNKQGLYYHSNCYFEGHVDYVCPRGTAWVTQSQFYSQATEASLWHDGELDKNAKLVVTDSKLSGIQGFLLGRRHYDAQFYLQNNQYSPLMADKPIFRKTYPDEPSRDRANLWGERSYFSGSSGANYGWLQENWPKGTPAINADWVYQGQWQPEQLLKTVRSWLKTKLNTPPAKLYLIGDSTMSDKTNLAYPERGWGQLLPDFMLPQLQVVNLAANGRSTLRFLNEGRWQMLLDELQAGDYVLIQFGHNDQKQDDPKRYAQVNTRYPQLLQQFIREVKAKAAIPLLASSICRRNFKGNSLERDLAAYATQAKQQAELAQIDFFDLQQQSCDLWQELGPDGSQPYFIQVPAGLYQKFPDGKTDNTHLSVQGASKVAQLFVQDLQKQQHPLAKYVYRTKL, from the coding sequence ATGTGGTCACTGTTTGTCAGGCTGAGTCTACTTGTACTCAGCCTGTTTTGCCTGAACCTGCACGCCAGTGAGCAGCCACTTCGCTTACAGGTCGCTTTAGATGGCTCAGCGCCTTTTCACTCTATTCAACAAGCGCTGGAATCCTTACCCGCCACTCAGCAATGGGCATTGATTGAAGTTGGCCCTGGTATTTATAAAGAAAAACTTTACCTGACCCGCGACAAAGTCATTTTGGCTGGCAGCGGTAAAACCAGTACCACTATTGAATTCGCTGAACTTCGTAAAAACCATTTAAAACAGCAGCCTGATGACTGGGGCTCTGCCGTGGTTAATATTAAAGCCTCGGATATAGTGCTGCTGGATTTAACCGTATTCAACAGCTACGGCGCTGTGTATGGCGATCATGATCATCAGTTTGCCATTCGTGGTTTTGAGCAGGCCAGCCGTATCATCACAGACCAATGCCGCGTGATAGCGGGTGGCGCTGACAGCTTAAGTTTATGGAATAAACAAGGGCTGTATTACCACAGCAACTGTTACTTTGAAGGCCATGTCGATTATGTTTGCCCACGCGGAACAGCCTGGGTTACACAAAGCCAGTTTTATAGCCAGGCCACAGAAGCTTCGCTCTGGCATGACGGCGAGCTAGATAAAAACGCGAAGTTAGTGGTCACAGACTCGAAGCTATCCGGTATTCAGGGCTTTTTACTCGGGCGCCGGCATTATGACGCCCAGTTTTATCTACAGAATAATCAGTATTCGCCTTTGATGGCCGATAAACCTATATTCCGTAAAACCTATCCGGATGAACCCAGCCGCGACAGAGCCAACTTATGGGGCGAGCGTAGTTATTTTAGCGGTTCCAGTGGAGCCAATTACGGCTGGTTGCAAGAGAATTGGCCAAAAGGAACACCAGCCATTAATGCTGATTGGGTCTATCAGGGCCAGTGGCAACCAGAACAGTTGTTAAAAACAGTCCGCAGTTGGTTAAAAACCAAACTCAACACCCCGCCAGCTAAGCTGTATCTGATCGGTGATTCCACAATGTCGGATAAAACTAATCTGGCGTATCCGGAGCGTGGATGGGGCCAGTTGTTACCTGACTTTATGCTGCCGCAGTTGCAAGTTGTCAATTTAGCGGCCAATGGCCGCAGCACCTTACGATTTTTAAACGAAGGCCGCTGGCAAATGCTGCTCGATGAATTACAAGCTGGCGATTATGTGTTGATCCAGTTTGGCCATAACGATCAAAAACAAGACGACCCTAAGCGTTATGCACAAGTCAATACGCGTTACCCACAGTTGTTGCAGCAGTTTATCCGCGAGGTCAAAGCCAAAGCCGCCATTCCACTGCTTGCCAGCTCGATCTGCAGGCGGAATTTTAAAGGCAACAGCTTAGAGCGGGATTTAGCGGCTTATGCAACCCAAGCTAAACAGCAGGCCGAATTGGCTCAAATCGATTTTTTTGATTTGCAGCAGCAAAGCTGTGATTTATGGCAAGAGTTAGGTCCGGACGGCAGTCAGCCGTATTTTATTCAGGTACCGGCTGGTTTGTATCAGAAGTTTCCGGATGGCAAAACTGACAATACGCATTTATCGGTGCAAGGTGCATCAAAGGTTGCACAGCTTTTTGTGCAAGACTTACAAAAGCAACAACATCCTTTGGCTAAGTACGTCTACCGAACCAAGCTTTAA
- a CDS encoding glycoside hydrolase family 88 protein, whose product MFKRPLLISSLSLSFLVACSKSAPAPEPTEQQAIQPTTASSVATLSIHNPSVFARSQEPIYLPAADLGLAETEVQNSAFIATSAQGLLPSQWIDRNADGQKDTLFISPTLSAGETLELQITAGTATELPKQTQAEISQKTGGQWQDKQYVGGSFENVSSLTPPSQYTDHSEFIRYEGPGIESDKVAYRIYLDWRNGFDIFGNKTGKPVLDQIGQDGYSSYHEMLPWGTDVLKVGKAVGAGGFGYWDGSKVERVSKLDGHSVTIIENGPLYSALTIDYKNWQIAGKTLDVKAHLSMTAGSRLLQNRLTLSQPLDNLALGIVKLPDTQLLTGTLESSGHTYTYLATYGKQSLDGANLGMAILFKRGKLEQLSTDEHNHVAVMNVSGQHLEYYLLGAWQHELNGITNEQRFVEYLQQEVERLTLTPRLRLKTELTQAQTSQPLTSERALYWSQQLANSELKRQAGQYYWGGWDTERDRPVAFEYTTGLLVQAFDDLNKYAANPAYQAVIDKMADSFVAADGTIPSYDASKFNIDSINSGNLLLRVFEHTKEPKYQLAVQKLRDQLKHHPKTSNGAFWHKQIYPNQLWLDGVYMGMPFLAYYSSLFEQGASLEQVVHEFVVTREQLRDDKTGLYFHAWDESKQMDWADKTTGRSAYFWGRAIGWLGMALVDVLDYIPADNTELRQPLLNMVTELAADLAKYQDPESGVWYQIMDKAGERGNYLESSGSSMFVYFYAKAINKGYLPKDRYLDISKKAWQGLLNEFVLVHPDGSISLTTMVQVAGLGAGRDGSYHYYMSEPIYRNDSKGTGPFIMAGVQMAQLLKD is encoded by the coding sequence ATGTTTAAACGCCCATTGCTGATCTCCAGCCTCAGCTTAAGTTTTTTAGTAGCTTGCAGTAAATCAGCCCCAGCGCCAGAACCAACTGAACAACAAGCTATTCAGCCAACTACAGCATCATCTGTCGCCACCTTAAGCATTCATAACCCCTCGGTTTTCGCCCGTTCACAAGAACCTATTTATCTACCTGCAGCCGACTTAGGTCTGGCAGAAACTGAAGTACAGAATTCCGCTTTTATTGCGACCAGCGCTCAAGGCCTACTGCCTTCACAGTGGATTGACCGCAACGCTGATGGCCAAAAAGATACCTTATTCATTAGCCCCACTCTGAGTGCTGGTGAAACTTTAGAACTACAAATCACTGCAGGCACAGCCACAGAGCTGCCTAAACAAACTCAGGCCGAAATTTCGCAAAAAACCGGTGGCCAGTGGCAAGACAAACAATACGTCGGTGGCAGCTTTGAAAATGTCAGCAGCCTGACGCCTCCATCTCAATACACAGATCACAGTGAGTTTATCCGTTACGAAGGCCCGGGTATTGAATCGGATAAAGTGGCTTACCGTATTTATCTGGACTGGCGTAACGGCTTTGATATTTTTGGCAATAAAACCGGCAAGCCGGTGCTGGATCAAATAGGCCAGGATGGTTACAGCTCTTACCATGAAATGCTGCCATGGGGCACAGATGTGCTCAAAGTTGGCAAAGCTGTAGGCGCCGGTGGTTTTGGCTACTGGGATGGCAGCAAAGTAGAGCGAGTCTCTAAATTGGACGGTCATAGCGTCACTATCATCGAAAATGGCCCTTTGTATTCAGCGCTGACCATAGACTACAAAAACTGGCAGATTGCCGGTAAAACCTTGGATGTCAAAGCCCATTTGTCGATGACAGCGGGCAGCCGTTTATTACAAAACCGTCTGACCTTAAGCCAACCGCTGGATAATCTGGCACTTGGCATAGTAAAACTCCCTGACACTCAACTGCTGACCGGAACTTTGGAAAGTAGCGGCCATACTTACACTTATCTTGCGACTTACGGTAAACAAAGCCTGGATGGTGCCAACCTTGGCATGGCGATCTTATTTAAACGTGGCAAGCTGGAACAGCTCAGCACAGACGAACATAACCATGTCGCAGTGATGAATGTATCAGGCCAGCATCTGGAGTATTACCTGTTAGGCGCATGGCAACATGAACTGAACGGCATCACTAACGAGCAGCGATTTGTTGAGTATCTGCAGCAGGAAGTGGAACGTTTAACTCTAACACCGCGCCTGAGATTAAAAACAGAATTAACCCAAGCCCAAACCAGTCAGCCTCTGACCAGCGAACGAGCTTTGTACTGGAGCCAGCAATTAGCCAACTCAGAGCTGAAGCGCCAGGCTGGCCAGTATTATTGGGGTGGTTGGGATACCGAACGTGACCGCCCTGTCGCCTTTGAATACACCACAGGTTTATTGGTGCAGGCTTTTGATGACTTAAATAAATATGCTGCTAACCCTGCTTATCAGGCCGTGATCGACAAAATGGCCGACAGCTTTGTCGCTGCTGACGGCACTATTCCTAGCTACGACGCCAGCAAATTTAATATCGACAGCATCAATAGTGGCAATCTGCTGCTAAGGGTATTTGAACACACCAAAGAGCCCAAGTATCAATTAGCAGTTCAGAAGTTACGCGACCAGTTAAAACATCACCCAAAAACCTCAAACGGCGCTTTCTGGCATAAGCAGATTTACCCAAATCAGCTCTGGCTGGACGGGGTTTATATGGGCATGCCGTTTTTAGCTTATTACAGCAGTTTATTTGAGCAAGGTGCCAGTCTGGAGCAAGTGGTGCACGAGTTTGTGGTGACCCGTGAACAGTTACGTGATGACAAAACCGGTTTGTATTTCCATGCCTGGGATGAGTCAAAACAGATGGACTGGGCCGATAAAACCACAGGTCGTTCTGCTTATTTCTGGGGCCGTGCTATTGGCTGGTTGGGTATGGCGCTGGTGGATGTTTTGGATTATATCCCAGCGGATAACACCGAATTACGTCAGCCTTTATTGAATATGGTAACCGAGCTGGCTGCAGATTTAGCCAAATATCAAGACCCTGAAAGCGGTGTCTGGTATCAGATTATGGATAAAGCCGGTGAACGTGGTAACTATCTGGAATCGAGCGGCAGCAGCATGTTTGTCTATTTTTATGCCAAAGCCATCAATAAAGGTTATTTACCCAAAGATCGGTATCTGGATATCAGTAAAAAAGCCTGGCAAGGCCTGCTCAATGAATTTGTACTGGTGCATCCGGATGGCAGCATCAGCCTGACCACTATGGTACAGGTCGCAGGTTTAGGTGCTGGTCGGGATGGCAGCTACCACTATTACATGAGTGAGCCTATCTACCGCAACGACAGCAAAGGCACAGGGCCTTTTATTATGGCTGGTGTGCAAATGGCACAGTTGTTGAAGGATTAA
- a CDS encoding winged helix-turn-helix domain-containing protein, with amino-acid sequence MTLSCPFSPKELRQLVLQHQGLLQPASGKAAVAEVLKQISYVQLDSIYVVERAHHHVLYNRVKNYQPKLLDKALEQKQSFEYWSHAAAFLPAEDYRFSLQRKLLLQNGNNHWFNPEQQLMNEVLTRIQAEGPLKASDFVSSGQKNGAWWDWQPAKQALEQLFMQGKLMVARRDKFQKVYDLAERVWPDHHQHLPPTDAEFADYLIERCLQSQAVATVQQIGYLRKNMQLVLKQQLKQQLEQGRLQSFLLDGKTYYHRPQLALTNKLPNKVPNKVWLLSPFDNLVIQRDRLKQLFNFDYQIEVYVPAAKRQIGYYSLPILYKDQFIGQVDVKADRASKTLLLQHLVLDEQVKLTDALKAALLKAVLDYAAFNGCETWQLVKTSARTRDWLVS; translated from the coding sequence ATGACTTTGTCCTGCCCCTTTAGCCCAAAAGAGTTACGCCAGTTAGTGTTACAGCACCAAGGCTTGCTTCAACCCGCATCCGGCAAAGCAGCAGTGGCAGAGGTCCTGAAACAAATTAGCTATGTGCAGCTGGATTCGATTTATGTGGTGGAGCGAGCACATCATCACGTGTTGTATAACAGAGTAAAAAACTACCAGCCGAAGCTATTAGACAAGGCGCTGGAGCAAAAACAAAGTTTTGAATACTGGTCGCACGCCGCTGCATTTTTACCAGCCGAAGATTATCGTTTTAGTTTGCAGCGAAAGCTCTTACTGCAAAACGGCAACAACCACTGGTTTAATCCAGAGCAGCAACTGATGAATGAAGTGCTGACCCGTATTCAGGCCGAAGGCCCACTAAAGGCCAGTGACTTCGTTAGTTCTGGTCAGAAAAACGGAGCCTGGTGGGACTGGCAACCGGCCAAGCAGGCACTGGAACAGCTGTTTATGCAAGGCAAGCTAATGGTGGCCAGAAGGGACAAATTCCAGAAGGTCTATGATCTGGCGGAACGGGTCTGGCCTGATCATCATCAACATTTACCTCCAACAGACGCTGAGTTTGCTGATTATTTAATTGAGCGTTGTCTGCAAAGTCAGGCTGTGGCGACAGTGCAGCAAATAGGTTATCTGCGTAAGAATATGCAGTTGGTATTAAAGCAGCAGCTAAAACAACAGCTGGAGCAGGGCAGGCTGCAAAGTTTTCTGCTGGATGGAAAGACGTATTACCATAGGCCCCAGTTAGCGCTTACTAACAAACTACCTAATAAAGTGCCAAATAAAGTCTGGCTGTTGTCGCCTTTTGATAATCTGGTGATCCAGCGCGACCGGCTAAAGCAGCTGTTTAATTTTGATTACCAGATTGAAGTTTATGTACCAGCCGCCAAACGGCAGATTGGTTATTACAGCTTGCCGATTTTGTATAAAGACCAGTTTATCGGCCAGGTGGATGTCAAAGCAGACAGAGCCAGCAAGACCTTATTGTTGCAGCATTTAGTGCTTGATGAGCAGGTGAAATTGACGGACGCATTAAAAGCGGCGCTGCTAAAAGCTGTGCTGGACTACGCCGCTTTTAATGGCTGCGAGACCTGGCAACTGGTAAAAACCAGTGCCAGAACCCGCGACTGGCTTGTAAGTTAA
- the kduI gene encoding 5-dehydro-4-deoxy-D-glucuronate isomerase — protein sequence MNVIFENRFATAPLDVKHYDTEKLRQNFLIDNLMQADQLVLCYTHYERLIVGSAVPVKAPVVLQTVDALKAEFFLQRRELGVINVGGTGYVEVDGTKYELANKEALYVGMGCKNVSFHSLNTQQPAKFYLNSTPAHHAYPVQHVRMNDCKKLEMGALATSNERIIYQLMIKEVVQTCQLQMGLTVLSQGSVWNTMPAHQHDRRMEAYFYFDLTPGQAVCHFMGEPKETRHLWMGNEQAVVSPPWSIHSGVGTGSYAFIWGMAGENLDYHDMDKFGPDQLR from the coding sequence ATGAATGTAATTTTTGAAAACCGTTTTGCCACAGCGCCCTTGGATGTCAAACACTACGACACCGAAAAGCTGCGGCAGAACTTTTTGATCGATAACCTGATGCAGGCCGATCAACTGGTGTTGTGTTACACCCACTATGAACGTTTGATTGTTGGCAGCGCTGTGCCGGTCAAAGCGCCAGTTGTATTACAAACAGTAGATGCGCTGAAGGCTGAGTTTTTTTTGCAGCGCCGTGAACTGGGTGTGATTAATGTTGGCGGCACCGGCTATGTGGAAGTAGACGGCACTAAATACGAGCTGGCGAATAAAGAGGCGTTGTATGTCGGTATGGGCTGCAAAAACGTCAGCTTTCATAGCTTAAACACACAGCAGCCCGCAAAGTTTTACTTAAATTCTACCCCTGCTCATCACGCTTATCCGGTTCAACACGTACGGATGAATGATTGTAAAAAGCTGGAGATGGGCGCTTTAGCCACCAGTAACGAGCGCATTATTTATCAGTTAATGATTAAAGAAGTGGTGCAAACCTGTCAGCTACAAATGGGCTTAACAGTGCTGAGCCAGGGCAGCGTCTGGAATACTATGCCAGCGCATCAGCATGACAGACGGATGGAAGCGTATTTCTATTTTGATCTGACACCTGGTCAGGCAGTGTGCCACTTTATGGGCGAACCCAAGGAAACCCGTCATTTGTGGATGGGCAATGAGCAGGCTGTGGTTTCGCCACCCTGGTCCATTCACAGTGGTGTAGGTACAGGCAGTTATGCCTTTATCTGGGGCATGGCGGGTGAAAATCTGGATTATCACGATATGGATAAATTTGGCCCTGATCAATTGAGATAA